The following are encoded together in the Anopheles nili chromosome 3, idAnoNiliSN_F5_01, whole genome shotgun sequence genome:
- the LOC128726239 gene encoding anamorsin homolog: MNFVLENNHVLYLWGGAVGPEIEQEVNNIKSIPNVKVNVENVDRLHLAEYGNSQFDVVLANVPTGNSSLVTHLVKLLKPKGKAVFKDDMVANVELARSNLLLSGFINIVASENNVYVAEKPSYEIGSGSKLSFANKSKVAAVWKLDDNDEEERIDDEELLDEDDKAKPTAESLRVCGTTGQRKACKDCSCGLAEELDAEAKGKAITDPAPKSSCGSCYLGDAFRCATCPYLGMPAFKPGEKIVLTDTQMKADI; the protein is encoded by the exons ATGAACTTCGTGCTGGAAAACAACCACGTTCTTTACCTTTGGGGTGGAGCAGTTGGCCCTGAAATTGAGCAAGAAGTGAACAATATCAAGTCCATTCCCAACGTAAAAGTCAATGTAGAAAATGTAGACCGCTTGCATCTGG CTGAGTACGGAAATTCACAGTTTGATGTGGTTCTGGCAAATGTTCCCACTGGAAATTCCTCACTCGTAACACACTTGGTTAAGCTGTTGAAGCCCAAGGGTAAAGCAGTATTTAAAGATGATATGGTTGCGAATGTTGAATTGGCACGTTCCAATTTGCTGCTATCGGGATTTATCAACATTGTGGCATCAGAGAATAATG TGTACGTAGCTGAGAAACCGAGCTACGAAATCGGTTCTGGATCGAAGCTTTCCTTTGCTAACAAATCTAAAGTAGCAGCTGTGTGGAAGTTAGACGACAACGATGAAGAAGAACGTATCGATGACGAAGAGCTATTGGACGAAGACGATAAAGCCAAGCCGACTGCGGAGTCTCTCAGAG TATGTGGAACAACCGGCCAACGAAAGGCCTGCAAGGACTGCTCATGCGGATTGGCGGAAGAGCTAGACGCTGAAGCTAAAGGTAAAGCCATTACCGACCCGGCACCCAAATCGTCATGCGGAAGC TGCTACTTGGGAGACGCTTTCCGTTGTGCTACATGCCCGTACCTTGGAATGCCTGCATTTAAACCGGGAGAGAAAATTGTGCTTACTGACACACAAATGAAGGctgatatttaa
- the LOC128726232 gene encoding U3 small nucleolar ribonucleoprotein protein MPP10, producing the protein MVKAKNDSPVMPEKKLSLESYAKQFRKFTKCPTNYFKLQKPLSKKLTVLTKGIYDHGTQNPFFIKEDVVPYLDELVTEKMDHEQIWQQLELKNDFFIEQDLKKFLEVVSKNAKRLQLPFSTEAISDSHSEQGSNEEPEDYDEENEANGNGNESYEEGVEEKAPKKRGNLKKKAKKKSKTKSSIVDDQFFKLEDMARFLDEEDERERLKQHGLRESNPLIEIDYFDELAGEDEGDGAEMKYDDFFGDEDDEVDESEDDENGEDKYSDVAEEEGANSEGDDENGDAAEEDDLSDEAEVERNRKLRFEIYSGEGGETPWVDDNRTAKKTVIDQPDSSDSEDDKQHNTANGPKSSYEERQEKLQEKISKMEAQLLKEKPWQLKGEISADTRPQNSLLEEVLEYEHTTRSAPVISEETTMRLEDIIKQRIKNKMFDDVERKVRPPDNPREYRKQLVLDGEKSKESLAQVYEQDYLKQLELANPDASMQTEEEEPKEHKEIRRMMKMVLAQLDALSNFHFTARPAVPDLKILTNTPAISMEEVAPVATSDATLLAPEEVHRRPKGDVMSKEERTKTDQNRERRLKKRFQRDKFRREAEREQKQLEKAGNSNSKQSRALQTSLLKKVTKAKNVQQMVETSGPAKSSSAFFSQLQDEVRSQVKAKADGTVKKKKKVISNLNACSLKL; encoded by the exons ATGGTGAAGGCGAAGAACGATTCTCCGGTAATGCCGGAAAAGAAATTATCATTAGAAAGCTATGCGAAGCAATTCCGCAAGTTCACCAAGTGTCCGACGAACTACTTCAA ATTACAAAAACCACTATCAAAAAAACTGACAGTGTTAACTAAAGGCATCTACGATCATGGTACTCAAAATCCTTTCTTCATCAAAGAGGACGTGGTTCCGTATCTCGATGAATTGGTCACGGAGAAGATGGACCATGAGCAAATCTGGCAACAGCTAGAGCTTAAGAACGATTTCTTCATTGAGCAGGATTTGAAGAAATTTCTAGAGGTGGTTTccaaaaacgcaaaacgacTGCAGTTGCCATTCAGCACCGAAGCCATTTCCGACAGTCACTCAGAGCAAGGATCCAATGAAGAGCCAGAGGATTacgatgaagaaaatgaagcaaatggaaacggaaatgaaTCGTATGAGGAAGGCGTGGAAGAGAAAGCCCCTAAAAAAAGAGGGAACCTTAAGAAGAAAGctaaaaagaaatccaaaacGAAATCTTCCATCGTTGATGACCAGTTCTTTAAGCTAGAAGATATGGCCAGGTTCCTAGACGAAGAAGACGAACGTGAACGGCTAAAACAGCATGGACTGAGAGAAAGCAATCCTCTCATTGAAATAGATTACTTTGATGAACTTGCTGGAGAG GACGAAGGCGATGGAGCTGAAATGAAGTATGATGACTTTTTTGGTGATGAAGACGATGAGGTAGATGAGAGCGAAGATGACGAAAATGGAGAAGATAAATATAGCGATGTTGCAGAGGAAGAAGGTGCCAATAGCGAGGGTGATGATGAGAATGGTGATGCCGCTGAAGAAGACGATTTATCTGACGAGGCCGAAGTAGAGCGCAATCGAAAACTGCGCTTTGAAATCTACAGTGGTGAAGGGGGCGAAACTCCTTGGGTTGATGATAACCGTACCGCTAAGAAAACGGTGATCGATCAGCCAGATTCCAGCGACAGCGAAGACGACAAGCAGCATAATACCGCCAATGGACCGAAGTCGTCGTACGAGGAGAGGCAGGAAAAGTTGCAAGAGAAAATTTCCAAAATGGAAGCACAACtgctgaaagaaaaaccatggCAGTTAAAGGGTGAAATTTCGGCAGATACTCGTCCACAGAATTCTCTCCTCGAAGAGGTGCTAGAGTATGAACATACAACCCGTTCGGCACCGGTCATTTCGGAAGAAACGACGATGCGGTTAGAAGATATCATTAAACAacgcattaaaaacaaaatgtttgaTGATGTTGAGCGAAAAGTTCGGCCTCCTGACAATCCTCGAGAGTACCGTAAGCAGCTAGTGCTGGATGGAGAAAAGAGTAAGGAATCCCTGGCCCAGGTTTACGAACAGGATTATTTGAAGCAGTTGGAGTTAGCCAATCCCGATGCATCTA TGCAAACAGAGGAGGAAGAGCCGAAAGAGCACAAGGAAATACGGCGAATGATGAAGATGGTACTAGCGCAGCTGGACGCGCTCTCGAACTTCCACTTTACGGCTCGTCCGGCCGTGCCTGATTTGAAGATTCTCACCAACACCCCGGCCATCAGCATGGAGGAGGTAGCTCCGGTTGCCACTAGTGATGCCACCCTCTTGGCACCGGAGGAAGTGCACCGACGCCCGAAAGGAGATGTCATGTCGAAAGAAGAACGCACCAAAACAGATCAAAATCGCGAACGGCGCCTGAAGAAACGCTTCCAACGGGACAAGTTCCGCCGGGAAGCAGAACGCGAGCAGAAGCAACTAGAGAAGGCCGGCAACAGCAATTCGAAACAGAGTCGTGCTCTGCAGACCTCGCTGCTAAAGAAGGTGACGAAGGCGAAAAATGTTCAACAAATGGTGGAAACCTCGGGTCCGGCAAAGTCTTCCAGCGCTTTCTTCTCGCAGCTGCAGGATGAAGTTCGCTCCCAGGTGAAGGCAAAAGCAGATGGgacagtaaaaaagaaaaagaaagtcaTCAGCAATTTGAATGCGTGCAGCCTAAAGCTGTAA
- the LOC128726238 gene encoding ethanolaminephosphotransferase 1, translating to MSDAYLTKEHLAGFDNYKYNAKDTSPLSIYLMHPFWNWLVEYFPKWIAPNVMTFAGFLFTVANFVLLSWYDWGFWASTELENTTPVPNWFWALAAVNIFLAYTLDGIDGKQARRIKLSGPLGELFDHGLDSYSAFFIPACLYSIFGRGPTSVPPIRMYYIMWTIFFNFYLSHWEKYNTGVLYLPWGYDLGMWGSVLMYLATWMFGYQLWKVSLPWGISAGQLMELCLHVSAMSNLPMVVYNMYRSYKDRTGKMRTMKEAMRPLFTYGTFMFVCLLWVFVSPNDIMNRDPRAVYIMTGTIFSNISCRLIVSQMSNTTAETFNWMTGALCGAILMSLTMPLLERPLLYLLVLGSSFAHWHYGSGVVQQMCTHFNRRCFMVTKPTESKE from the exons ATGAGTGACGCTTACCTGACCAAGGAGCATCTAGCGGGGTTCGATAATTATAAG tacaatgCTAAGGATACGTCGCCCCTCAGTATTTATCTTATGCATCCGTTTTGGAATTGGCTCGTAGAG TATTTTCCGAAATGGATCGCACCGAATGTGATGACGTTTGCAGGCTTCCTGTTCACAGTGGCCAACTTCGTGCTACTGTCTTGGTACGATTGGGGTTTCTGGGCGAGCACGGAACTGGAAAACACGACGCCGGTACCGAACTGGTTCTGGGCGCTTGCAGCAGTAAACATTTTTCTCGCCTACACGCTTGATGGCATTGATGGCAAGCAAGCGCGAAGAATCAAGCTCTCCGGTCCGCTAGGCGAGCTGTTTGATCACGGGCTTGATTCGTACTCGGCATTCTTCATCCCGGCATGCCTGTACAGTATTTTCGGACGCGGCCCTACATCAGTACCGCCGATACGAATGTACTACATTATGTGGAcgattttcttcaatttctaTCTCTCGCACTGGGAAAAGTATAACACGGGCGTGTTGTATTTGCCCTGGGGCTACGATCTTGGCATGTGG GGCTCCGTGTTGATGTACCTAGCTACGTGGATGTTTGGCTATCAACTGTGGAAAGTATCCCTTCCATGGGGTATCTCAGCGGGTCAGTTGATGGAGCTGTGTCTGCACGTGAGCGCCATGTCGAACCTGCCGATGGTGGTGTATAATATGTACCGATCATACAAGGATCGTACCGGCAAAATGCGCACGATGAAGGAAGCGATGAGACCACTTTTCACGTACGGCACCTTCATGTTTGTGTGCCTactgtgggtgtttgtgtccCCCAACGACATCATGAACCGTGATCCACGAGCAGTGTACATCATGACAGGGACGATTTTTAGCAATATAAGC TGCCGATTAATTGTGTCGCAAATGTCTAACACGACGGCAGAAACGTTCAACTGGATGACAGGTGCGCTTTGCGGAGCCATTCTAATGAGCCTCACAATGCCCTTGCTTGAAAGGCCATTGCTATACTTACTCGTACTCGGGTCGTCATTCGCTCATTGGCATTACGGCAGTGGAGTG GTACAACAAATGTGCACACATTTTAACCGACGCTGCTTTATGGTAACAAAACCGACCGAATCCAAAGAATAG